The Populus alba chromosome 6, ASM523922v2, whole genome shotgun sequence genomic interval AACATTATAGTTCTAAAAGAATTCTTAgtgcttgaattaattttttttaattaaaaaccctaatttttaagGTTCAGTAATGTGCGATACGTCATTCaaacgtaaataaaaaaactaggtgGCGTGCCATTCATtcattattcttcttcttcacctgAAAGATTGATTGAGAAGCTGTCTTCAGACAAATGAATACGTTGTCTCTGACTACCTCAAGGGATATAGTTGTCACTAAACGACAGAAAAAAAACTTCACCTACAAAGTTCAGTCGTCTATATTAAACATTTATATCCTATTTAGCTTGATAAAatcaatgacatttttttttagtcaaccTCCATTACGTTGACAAGTTTAAGTTGATTGAGGACCAACCTTCCAATTAATAAATGTAGAGCTATAAAGCTCCGAATCAAGTatggtttgatttcaatgaTAGATTTACATCCTCTCTACATGATTCAGGTTCATGAATGACATATTAACATCCCAAGCTTCACAATAGTTCCTCCGAAGTACCTTACCTAGTCAGCTTTGactgaagaaaaaaacacaaaagaattaGCTTAGaagttgttatttttctttttataaagattCGGTTCAAAGGGAAAGAAACACCATAACCTTTAGGGTATATattataaaagagagagaaagggattAACCACCTAGATTCAAAGAAAAACCACCATGGTTTTGTAAATTTCTGATTTAGCTTGGCTTATAAAATGAGAGTGtttgtgaaataaaaagaagcgGAAAAAGGAGAGAATCATACCTTGAACTTTGATGATATGGTGTAGCTCAATGAGCACGTCTCTCCTTTAATTTCTATTGCATTGtgattgttttgtgttttactTATGAGGATTATTTAGGGTTTTAAATgcaatgtattttatttgttgttgataAGTTAGATTTAGTTgttaaagaaaatgatttgtatGATTCTGAAAAGATAAGTTCAAGGTGTTTTGAATGTATGTTTGATGttgttataattgttattttgttacGTTGGTTAATTGTTATATGGTCAACAATGGTGTTTAGAAGTTCAGTTTGGTTATttggatttgattttaattgcaTTAGGGTTATTAAAATTATGACTATTAGCTGATTTTATAGAtatattattggttttttagtAAGCAACGTTTATGTTTGGtttaattacaaataatttagTCCAATGTAATAGTGTTAGAGTTCAAAAATATCTATTTGAAGTTATGTGTTAAAGTTGATTTAATTGgctgtattgtttattttctttcttttcttgaagtTTTTATGTTTCAGACATGTTGTAGTAGACATGTTTGAATTGTGGTTGCAAGGTTTAGGTCATCATTTTGGATCATTAGtcatttttgggtttaattagttttctaggtatttattgaatttctaggtttttttctttgaatgtttttaagtatttttttttatttctcataaaTCAATTTCCTCGCTTTTATAGTGAGCTCCAATCAAAACATAAACCTATATACTATCTTTCTAGGCTACTTATTGGTAAATTAAAGGCTTGGTTTGGATCAATCGATccaaataagttttaaattacTGGGTTTAGGTTAAAGACTATTGAGATTGATTTGTTCATTttgtagtttatttattttttattttatgcctCATTATACTTTGacttttgatgttttatttatctCTGTCTTTAATTTGATGCAATTTGGCATGagatttcaatttgatttcttgGTTCATAGAGTGTTCgtaaaaattcaaatgaaaaccCCTTTTGatctttgttatttattttctatggttGGGTTGTGTTTTTAAGTTGGGAAGCCCAATCTATATGGCTGGGCTGAGCCTTTCAAAACTTAAGGGCATGTTTGTTTTACCAAAAagtttctaaagaaaaaaactcaattttcagtCCTTAACGCTTGTTCGGCAAACACACCCTAACCTATCTCACaacctttattttctttatttttatgtttttccaaaCACAccttagtttaattttatttacttttcaaattttgaagtaccatttttataattaattttgggtttttcatatcattatttttactctttcataattaatatttgagattgtgaacttatatgtaagatgCTAGCTTTCCCTgtattatataaacaaaattttttataaaaaatattaaaaaaatctttctataaaaaatacatttatcatttaaattgCATAAGGTCAagtatctaaaaaaaaaatcatgtttgaattttaataaaaaaaaacacaaaaaaaatacaaaaaacaaaaacattgcatgatttatcatttttttgaaataccaaaaaaatggCCTTTATATTTTGCATGTATCATTAGTTTAATAGCAAGTTTATTAAAGCCATGATGACTTGgtctaaatttcaaaaatactaaaaaaattaatttatttatttctaataccgagaattataaatttattgataagatgtattttcaacatttaaaataaaataaaaaatttggttttaaaatagCTAGGTTTATCTATAAAGTTATGGTTCATTCTATTAGAGTGGATCGATTTTAACCAATAGATAGAtcaattgttaaaaaaacatgataatatgttaataataattagacaaataaataatgttaCTTATCtttagataaaatatattaggAGTTATATTATCTTCCACTTTATCCAAACTCTAAAAATCAGAAAATACtaaatgatgattttaaatttttttactaataaaaatcaataatatattattccaaaaaaaattatcgttGTAACACCGCATACATACGACAAATTTCATGACTTAATTTCCTTAACAACGTACGTGAAATAACTCTGCTTTTGAAACTTGTCCCCATCTACGAACACGGATGCTCTTTGTCTCTTTGTCGTTGACAACTTATTATGCTCTCTACAAATCTCTCACTTTTTCCGTGGGTTGGGATGTCTATGTAaataaagcaatgaaaaaagttttagatttttttctcttagtgTTTTCCATGTTATCCTAAGACCGATGCCTTTGATTACCTTTACAATTATACAAAGTTGCCGCCACCGCCACGCATAGgatcaattaatttgttgcGTTTCTGATCATAACAAAACCtaaatcaaatttcaatctcATCCAAATGCATGTTAAACTAAATAGGATGAGTTACTAAATTCCAATCATCATGTTGAATTTGATCTTGCCAAGGGTTTTACGTTGCCTTAGGTGAGTAGGCTGGTCGCTTATCTTGTAAAACGGCGAGGTCTCATTCCTTTATTCCaatcatcttgtttttttaaaataactatgtgaccagtatttttttcattgctaatcatatatatatatattagttataaAACCCAATTACAAAAGTATTTAAATAGTATTAATTAtgttctaaattattattataatattagtcATCTTACTAAACTTTTACATGACAGGTTAAAAACCAACCCGGCCCGTTTCTTGGTCTGACCTCTATACCaactttgtcaaaaaaaaattaagaaacaggTCCAAATCATTCCTCTTCTACATTTAGCTAACTCGTTATCTTCTAAGATCGTTGAAACCGATGCTTCTGACCTAAGATATGGTGGGATTCTTAAACAAGtacaagataaaaaagaataaatactcCAGTATATATCAGTCCACTGAAAttattgtcaaaaaaattactccactataaaaaaaaagattttttcaatTGTTCTTTACATCACAAAATTTCATATacatatcattttcttaaatgaACATATTCTCAATAATCATATTTCAAAAGAACATCCAAGAATTTATACGTTAGCTTAATGCTTTATAGTCTGTACCATATACAAAACTTTGGTGTCATGAGTTGGTATATAGAATCTTTGTGTGATATAATAGGGCTAAGACTTTAATACTACGAGATGCTGTGTTTTTCCATATCAGATAAGaattttgaaatcttttgtGCTTAGGAAATTTAGTGttgcaagcaaaaaaaaaaaaaaaaaaacttaaatctaaATTCCTTCTTTGAATAACCGtcaactaattttaaaattccacTTATTGAATGTTTCTAAAATGAAAAGGGCATGCCTTTATATCTAATGATTTGTTCTTGTCTTCTGAAACCCTAGAAATAAAAAGACACAGGAGTATCTATCCTTGTAATATTGGATCTGTAAATTGACAAATCCTTAAAATTCTtagcttttgtttgatttttaggCAAATAAAACATACTAGTATGAcagttgaaaatataaataatcaaataaatgatTCAATAAGTATGATCTTTATaggaaaataatctttttttgtcaaatttgattcAACCTAGCTAGAGttgaaaaaagataatattcatgtttaagagaaacaaaatatttagaaattaaaagataattaagtAATACATAAATGCATGTAGCATGAAACAAGAGCAACtcgaagaatattttatttgataatagaaaaaatatatataacacatgGCAAGATTTTGTATGATGTACTAGAGTTTTAACCATAATGATTATTGTTTGATTGacaagataatgtttttttttttttttaattatgatggatcaacttattattattatttaactaaaGTTCATGTTTAGAAAGGCTAATGACAAGGTCCAATATATCTTAGGCTTGGTGAAATATTAAGttcaaatgatttaaatttagtttgttttcaggCCTGATATCTTTGGGTTTAGCTACATAATAAACCCAAATACATGTATATCTAGCAAGTTGTTAGATTTAATATTCTTAAGATCAGCTATATGTTGAGTCCAAGTACATGTGAGTTTGACGAGTTGCGGAACCCAACATCTTTAGGTTTTGCTACTCACTAAAATCAAATACATATGGGTCTGGCGAGTTGTCAGACCTAATATCATTAAGTTCAGCTACGCATTAAGTAAtgagttgtattttaaaaatgaacaaaaacaaagacacaAGGAAGAAATATATCACATGAATCCCAAAtattcaaacattaaaaaaaataataaccaagaCACAACTTACCACTCAtgagttgtattttaaaaatgaaaaatacaaagacacAGGGAAGAAATATATCACATGACCCAAAtattcaaacattaaaaaaaaaataaccaagacACAACTTACCACTCAtgagttgtattttaaaaatgaaaaatacaaagacacAAGGGAGAAATATATCACTTGACTAAatattcaaacataaaaaaaaaaaaaaaaattatcaaagacaCAACTTACCGCTCATGagttgtattttaaaacaaaaaacaacaaagacacAACTTCTAGAAGTCAAAACcctttttaaagattttatcaCCCATGAGttgattctttaaataaaagataaactaGAAAATCTCAATAAGTGAAGGACATAATCCTTTTCCATGGGGTATTTCTATGTAggatttttatctattttttttctaggtatttctcctcctttatttatattattaggattcctgtcaaaataaaaaatgaaagattcttatattattttctcaatGGATGAGGATCCGTCTTATGTTTTATTTGCGTAATctcttattataatttttttagaaaattttatatttttaagaaataaaaaaatttcatgcatatttctaaaaatttatgctttttatttgttcaacattttcaaagattttggtgatcaataaattaatattttcttaaaataagaaATCCTTGAgcattcttaaaatttttaatgaatgGGTATTTTCTGAAAttgtttctattaaaaaaaaacttttttatgcatttttgaaaagaaactagttttttatttctaaatttttttgagaattgaaatttgtatataatttataataatataatttagtttaattggATTCAGTCGAGTTGACTAAATATGCAAACCACTataaaatccttttttattatggtttaCTTGCTTAATTCAGGCTACTACAATGCCGATTTTGAGGTTGTTCCATGctactaatatttaaaaagtatttaaatatatttaaatgccGATTTTGAGGGTTGTTTCatgctaaaattattttaatatatttaaaaatataaacactttaaaaaatcactctCAACGCAATTACCACACGCAGGCCTCCACCTTCCATCGTCCCCTGTCCTCTTCCAAATAATAACCAGAAACTGAACAATCGGTTCATCAATATTCCCAATTCGATTAAAATCCAACCcaactccaaaaaaaaacattaattaaattaattaaagagaaaaaaaggcatGATGTCTTCCAAATCATCATCGTTGATTAAACGGGTAACACCCATGTTCACTTCTTGGATTCGACAGAACCACAGGCTTCTTAGCTCTTCTGCTCTTCGCGAAGCTTCTTCTCTTGTTGATGATTCCATTCACTTGACCGACAATTGCATCCGGGTACTACGCTCATTAGATTGTGTTTTTGTGGatttatatgtttgttttttctttttggcttgTTAATTGTTAATGGACTttgcttcaatttttattttttttaagagttagaTAGATAGATATAGATTAGTATGCCCATATGACAGACAGCCAAGAATTGGCGGCTAGCAAAAGATTGAAATTTCTGGAACATCAAATGTTGTTTTCACATAATATAATCCTATTGAAAGTCTACAGTGAATCTAAGTGTTCATCCTCATGATTGCGCTGCCACTTTATTATTAGTCTTTGATGCTAGGTTCTGCTTCTTAGCTTATTCTGCTGCTCCTGCATTTCTCAATATTATGGCATCTTCTTTCCTATATCAATGCTTTGTTGGATCTGTATCTGCCTGCAGAGGTTTACTCCTTTCCTTGCTGTTTTATTGAATGTTTTTGCTGCTGTcatttcccttttttcttcttttgtatgTTGTAATTCATAGCAAGGGTGATACTACTGATGTGATTAATTCCATGCTGACCTCTTAGGGCCTCCTATTAGTTTTCCTAATTCTAGTTCTGTACTGTATCAATTTCTTTCCTCCCCTGAACCTCTTCCGTATCTTTGATCAATCCTAGTGGTGTGTCCTACAGcttggttttttattcttattcagccttctaaaaaaatatataaaactgcCATGCCCATATCCTTGTTTGGTATCAGTTGGATTTCTAAATCTCTTCAGTAAagctgtttttatttatgtcaCACATATAGCTTATTTTATGCAAACACGTATGAGCCTGTTTCTTTTGCAATTTATTCTAGCCTTTCCATAAAATTAAGGTCTGGTTTACAGAGACTGAAAGAACTGCAAACCAGTGAAGGATCGGCTAAAGACAAAATGCTTCGTTTGGGTGTGGAAACTGGTGGATGTTCTGGTTTCCAGTATGTTTTTGACTTGGATGATAAAACCAATCCAGATGACAGGTTTTGATgtcattctattttttattttaattaattttgcaacCACTG includes:
- the LOC118053370 gene encoding iron-sulfur assembly protein IscA-like 2, mitochondrial, yielding MMSSKSSSLIKRVTPMFTSWIRQNHRLLSSSALREASSLVDDSIHLTDNCIRRLKELQTSEGSAKDKMLRLGVETGGCSGFQYVFDLDDKTNPDDRVFETEGVRLVVDNISYDFLKGATVDYVEELIRAAFIVAANPSAVGGCSCKSSFMVKQ